A window of Fusarium falciforme chromosome 1, complete sequence genomic DNA:
atcttcCCTTCTGTCGATCGTTGTTGTTCTTATGATACCACCACCTCCTGTTGTATGTAATTGGCTAGAGTAGCAAATGGGGAGGATGAAGTCAGCGGAGGGGATGTAGACGGAGATGTGAAATGGAGAAAAAGAAGTGACGGGTGGTAAGGGTGTTGATAGTTGCtgtggaagatgaggaggaggggacgTGGTTGCTGGCCGAGGTTGAGCGGCGGCAACTATTTTGTTATGTCTGTATGTGATGGAGAGTAACGCTGAAGCGGGGGCTGCAAAGCCGGAACTTCACCCAATAAAACGATGTTAAAATCACTCTTGAAgccgttgatgttgttgagttGTTCTGAGAGCAACATGTCTTGACTCgtgatatatatatatgatcTAAGCATCATTCATCCATGAATCAACCCCCAGCTCATTCAATGTATCTTGGCCCACACTTTTCCTACCTTCGGTCCCGTCCGTGGTCTATCAGATCAGACTTTTGTCGAGCTGCGGGCTGGGCTTTTTCTTTGTCCTGCTTGGGAGCACGTGTCTGCATCGTGAGCACGTGCTGATTGATCGGCCAAAGAAGATGGATGGGAAGAGTTGAAGGGGATTGGTGCGTTGAGGTAGGGCAGAGTTTAATTCCTGCCTTGTTTATATTATCCGAAGAAGCATGGAGATATGTGGCAATCTCTCGTTCGAGCAAGATGACTGCTCTACGTTGAACTGCTGATGCCCCTATGAATACCTGTCTTGAGATACAAGGAGCAGGCCAAGGTACGGAGTTCTGGGAGTGGTGATATACCTGCACAAACCCCCCTTTAAGCTCATTTCATAGGGCAACCTCACATGATTGCAGGAAACTCGGTTGAATCAAGCAGCCGAGCTCTAGTATTCTCAATTATGAATCAATCATCTCGTTTGTTTGAGTGTAATTCATGGTTACACAAACGTTGCCAGTTTTCAACGATTCCCCACCCAAAGGTCGGCTGAAGCGCCAGAGAGACACAGAACGAATGGAAGATTTCTGGAAAAAATCAGGTGCTTTTCTGCAGGTCGACAGGCCAGACCAACGTTGTTGGCCTTGGACCCTGAGCCTCACCCCGGGTTTGTGCAGCGCGGCGTGGGGGGGAAAAGACGCCCCAAGCGGGTGAGATGGAGCAACGCCCGGATGGTGGGGTGGCCTTCGGTGAGTGTTTTGGGCAACTTGGCTCACGATGGACGCGGGAAGGGTGACTTTTTGCCGCTGTCAGGACATTTTTGACAAGCGAGCTTGTTGAAGCACGGACTAGAGGGTTTTCTAGATGGCGTTGGGTAAAAAGAGAATTTTGCTCTTTGACTGGGAGGACGGTGTAAGTTGGTTGCTCAACGGTTGCGAGCAGACTTGTAGTTGAAGGACTATGTATGCGAGGTTGGACAAAGGGGGTTACTTCTGGATACTATGTAATTTAGCCAAGCAACTGGAAACTCGATAGCACCCAATACCTTCTGGGACTCGTCGTCATGTACCTCTTAGTCAAGAGAATCGGAGACGGAAATGGTCCCGGAGAGAAACAACTCCATCCAAGCACGTAAAGCGAAAGAGCCCCAAAACTTGGCGTGCTAGTGCGGAACCCTCGAAAGGAAGCGAGGAGCGGTAGCGCCTTAGGGGTCGTCCGTGTGTCGCCCGGGCTATCGGTAAACGGGACGGCGGCGGTTGGGTTTTTTGAAAAATTTCTCATGTCTAGTCCAACAAGGAAGGGTCCAGAGACGTTGGTTAATATTGGGTTCGTCAGTAAGCTAGAAAGATGGAGCTCACGATGCAGCAGATGGATGTTTGGTCTCTCCCTCCTTGCAAGGTTGCAGGCAATTTCACCCACACGCCGGCGAATTTCTCCGTTTGGGACCAGACCTCGTACAGCACGGCAATGGCTGAAGTGGATGGTCCCTGAAAGACCAGCGCCCCTGCAGAGCAGTTGCTAGTCGAGGGACCGGTGATCGGTCGGAAGAAACCGTGGTGCATGTTATGCTGAGCTGAGGTGTAAATGTGAATCCGCGGACTGTGAATGGACGGACGACGACGGGGCAGGCGAACAGTGTTGGATGCGTCGGGGAATCAGGCGGGCGGTCCACTCGAATGCCAAATTCGATGAGGTGCCTCACTAGGACCCAGAGCCGGATACCTCCCGAGAGGGATCAAGCCCACTTGTCTAGCAGATGCGAGTGAGGGTTGGGGAGTTTCTGGGTTCTGGGAGAGAGAGCATGGATCGGGGGTATCATGTGATGGCGGTGTCGACGAGGTTGACGGGACGTTGGGTGGTACAGCCTTGAACTTTAGATATTAGGTAACTGAGCTGTGAGATACAAATGGGGGGACAGCCTGCATGTGAGAGATGAAAATGCCAAGATGTCATCGATTTCCCAAGAAAGCTTCGACTGAATTATCCCCACGGCGGCCAACTCTCTTGGACGAGTCAACGCAAcggccaacagcaacaaggaATTCCGAGAGATTTCTTTGGATCAAGCCACGAGCTTGATCTCGTTGCAACCAAGAGCGATTCGGGCCTAGGCGTGGACGCATGGGCCAGAGGCTGCCCACCACTAAGCGCTCAGGAAAGCCCAGCAGCAAGTGCAATGAATCTCGGGACAAGGGGGCATCCCACGCGGGCGGCAGCCACAAGCCCGGTTTAACAGCATCGTGCAGAGCTCCTCGGTATGGGAATTAAGGAGGAGGGAGGTCACAGCCTGGAAGGCATACacgacatccatccatccattacAGTGATGCGACCCTTGATGCTCCTGTTTTCTAGTCCAAAGGCTAaacagcagcagctggaCCACCCCTCCTCAACAGAGATGACGACTCCCACACAGATGGAATCTCTGTAGAGCACCGCGTGAGCCGTGCTCGTGAAAGGCCCTTGCTCTGTACCGTGCTGTACTCGAGGCATTGCGACGAGGTTCTAGGCCAAAAGGACCAACCAGGGTTTGCCATGCTCCTCCTGTccgcccatccatccatcccatcccatcccatcccatcccatcccatcccatcccatcccatggaGTCCTTGGAGATCCCCAGCTGACAATGTCCTGCAGGAGATGGAAATGGATCCATTCACCTAAACTGCCAAGTACCGGTACCTTATCCTCCTCCCCTGCAACCTGGTCACTGCGACCCTTGGGCGCAACTGAACGTTCTGCGTTTCTGTGTTCCATGCACCCAAAGGAACCAGGCTAGCGCTTCCATCTCTTCACTTTAGGCGTCGCCCAACTCTACTCTCTCTCCACCAGTAAACCCCACCCTCACCTGCGCAAACTCCACTCTTCAGACAAAAAGTCTCTCTACATGTTCCCACCCCCATTGCAAGCCCATTTTCTTTAGTTGCTCCAGGTAGTCTACTAACTGGGTAAGAGAGACCACCCAGTCCTCTGCTCGCTTCTCGGCCCACCAACCACCCTCAGCCGCCTTCGCctttcatcctcctcgttcGCCCGCTCCACGAACCACTTCTCATCACCCACCAACCGCTGTCGACAATCGTCCTCCCCAGCCTGCGACCCAGGcttctctcttccctctccctcggCTTTGGTTGAGGCCAGTTTCAAGACCTTCAAACGCCGTGACTTGCATCTCGTCACAAGGTCGTCGCCcttcgttttttttttttactctccTCTCCCGCTATTGCCAGATATTCCCGGTGCATGTAGCACTGCCGATCGACCGGCTTCGTCCTCCGACTTGATCGCCTGCATCGCGAGCTCTCGTGAATATCTCTCTTGCTCCGAATCGAGTTCTATTTCGCTTCGCTCTTCATCGTTGAGCAGTCTCCGACTATCGATCCCAAAAATTTCCGCTTTTGGTGCCGTTGACACTATTTACACGTTTGCGGCCCCGATTCGTGCTGCCCGCCTATTATTCGCTCTCGAGTATCGATCGCACCCTCGCTTGCACAACCCCCCTCGacgctcgtcgtcgcctcGGTCATGATGAGTTCGGCGGCGTGGGACGGACAGGACCAGGCCATGACCTCAACTACCGATGAGGACTTTCACCAGTTCATCAACATGGCCAGTCTGGGAGATGGCATGCACTTCGACTTCCAAGGCTTCCCCGATGGCTCAGCACAGGGCCTCATGAACCAGCCGCGCGACGCTCCCGACACAATTATGACCGACACTGAGAACCCAGGCCTCATGTCTGTCGCCAATGCAATGCCCATGTCGACGTCAACAGGCCAGCCCACCATTCCCGCCCACATGATGACACCCGCCAGCGatcccatctccaacattGATGCCCAGATCCAATATCTGCAACAGCAAAAGtttcaacaacagcagcgcCAGCTGCAAGAGCAGCAGGCCGCCTTCTTCCACAGCCATAACCACTCTGTGCCTCCCACACCGCAAAGTCTGGAGATGCCCAATAGCGGTCAGTTCTACTCTCAGGCTGAACAAGTTTCGCAATCGGGCGTCTACGACAGAGGATATCAACGCATGAAGGACCAGCAAGATGTATGTGCTCCTCTCACTCTGGAGCTGAAGCATACCATGGCTCTTTTGCGCTCCTTGCTAACAATCACCGGCAGATGGCCTTCACACCACTTGTCTCTCCCGCAGTTACCCCTCTCGATCCTGGCTTTCCGATGAGCGACAGCTTCGTCGCCCAGAACCCCTACTTCAGCCCTCTCACATCGCCAGCGCTTATCCCACAGAATGATCACTCCGCCGTCTACAACACAAACTCTCCGATTGAGATGGACCCTGAAAACCCGGCCCGCCCCGTTTCATCCGTTATGGATTTTTCAAAGAAGACGAGAAGGAAGACAGCTGCCAAGTCAAGCCGGAAGGGCAGTGTTCGGAGCTCGCCCATTGTGAAGCCGCAGCGTCAAAAGATAAGACCTAGCCCGGCTATTGTCTCCCAGGTTCTTAATGAGGTGGATGAGAGTAACGGTGCTTTCCTCCCCATGCCCGCGACATCGACCGAGACCTCAGCAGAAGAAAACTCATCAGTGTCTCCCGAGGCCCTTACAGACATGCCCCCGCCTCCAATCCCCAACAGGAGATCAACAAGTAAATCTCCCTACATTCAAGCGCAAATGGGAAATCAGCAGACTCCGATCTCGGCCCCTGTGGACTCTCATCCGGCTCCAGCGACCCCGGCCTCACTCATGAAGCTGCCAGCATCCAAGGCACACAAGCAAGCCGCTGGCCATCACGAACCTGCTGTCTCTGAGCACATTGAATCGCTTGAGTTGCCGGAATCGGTATCTGGTGGCAAGACGCCCGCCCCAGTTGCCTCACGTGTCTCTATACAATCTCCCATTGTAGAGTCTAATCCTGGCAAGGGCTCTGGTTTCCAACCCTTGCCATCCCCCGTGTTCCCGAAGCCTTCGGGGCCGGCTTCCGCGAGTGCCAGTCCTCAGCTGGCCCCAGGCTCGACAGGCCCCTCCGCAAGGAAAACTCCGCAACTCGCGCCCCGGTCAAGCAGGAAACGTTCAACAGGCTCGGTGCATGTATCTCCCGCGTTGTTGCCAAGGATTTCTCCCAGTATCAAGCCCCTGCTTCCTGGCACGCCTGGTATGACGTCTGCGGAGAGTGCTGCTTCACAACTGCTCATGTCAAAGTCCAACTACCAGAATATTCTTGAGGGCAACAAGGTGCCGGGTGTGTCTTATCCAAGCGAGCTGTCGACAAATCTTACATCCAAGCGGACCTCACACAAGATTGCTGAACAGGGTCGTCGTAACCGAATAAATTCAGCCTTGCAGATCATGGCAGGACTTCTACCTGGTGGTGACAAGGGCAGCGCTGGAGAGGAAGGGGATAAGAAGGAAGGAAAGCAGGCCAATGCCCAAAACAGCAAGGCCAGCGTTGTCGAGAATGCCATTGTGCATCTGAAGAACCTCGAGCAAGAGAATGTGGACCTGAagaaggaggtggaggaaCTAAAAAAGCAACTCGAAGGGTTGAAAGGAACCGACAGCAAGGAATGACAAAAACGACGACAGAAGAGCAGTTGTACTTGTGCTCACGACTTGAATGGGCTTCAAGCGAATCGATAGTCTTGATTGGGACGGAGATAATATCGCATCTTGGTCGGGTCTGATTGCATTTCGAGTTTTTCGGGTGGCAGCGGTTCTTTATTGTTATTCATGTTGTCGTTTTGCTGGTGAAGCGGACTGATAGACGGGCGGCTCTGGGCCACACCACACGGGGCGGTAGATATTGGTACCCAGCTTGGACATTACGATGCCGGTAGGAGTTGGAAGGTGACCAGGTGGTCGTCTCTTGGGACTGGAAAGGCAAGGTCGCTTGGCGGTGTGGCTGGCGCGTTTACGGCGTGGAGCAGATGGCCATTATTTGGATTGGATATGACCTGGCAGTCTAGCACGTTCAAACAAAGAAAGATTTGATCCAACAATAAGGAACTCAGTTCGAGAGTCCGGGGccatgttgttgctgttggccgAGGACGTCAGTGTCTAGCTGCTCCATGACCTCCACCACAAGCTTCAAGCTCTCCATGAAGCCATTGACCGCGACGCGTAGCATGCGATTGGTGGTGGCCGTGTAGCGAACCTCGAGGACCTGCGCATCGCGGTCGCTGGGGCTGGGGCCCTGCGTCGGCGCCGGGACAACGGTGAGCTGTCGCCTGACAAGTGGAGAGAGTTCGGGGTCCACCTGAATGGCCTTGAGAGCGGTCGTGGCCAGTCGTGGGTTGGGAAACGGGATGTTGAGGACACTGCGCGGGCGGCAAGAAAAACAAGGGTCAGCTAGATGCCGTCATGGGTGGGTGGAGGACGTATAGGGCAACGACGACAACGCCTATATCGTCATCACAGGGataggatgggatgggatggagggagatgatggagatggagggggaGTGGCTTGCATCGAGCAGGGAAACTCGGGATCGGGAGTGGCGGCCATGGCGGTCATTTCCCAGGCATTGCCGTGTCTCTTTGTGATCGATCCCCAGTCCGTCTAAGGAAACGAGGGCAGCCCTTAAAGTTCGGGTGCCGATTaaagagggagggaggggaagaggaggggggCGTCGTCGGAAGGGAGAAGGAATGCAACAAGATGTGTAAGTCGGGCTCTCTCTTCGCCCTCCCGGGATATTCTAGGGCGTGTTCGCAGGGGGGCTGTTCCTCTCAGGGTGTTGCGCTTGAgctcttgtcttgtctgagGTTTCGGCTGTGTCTGTTTTGCGTGCGCGGGGAGATATTGGTTGGCGGTGGGGCTAGCGGTGGGAGAAAAACGACAGAATTGGCCAACCAATGCCAGAGCCATGAGTCAACTTTAAACTGTTTAGTTTAATGTGTAGACATGGTGGAACAAGCCTCGAAGTATATTGGAGGGGAAGCTGTGATAAGCTGGGATCGCATTTGCTGCAACGAATGGGCTTGACGTTGACTGAAGATGGCATCCATAGCAACGACATGGATCTATTCCAATGTTTTCTTTCCATCGAGTGTGGGGTCTTTCCGATCGAGGCCGAAGTGCAGCGGCCGAAGGGTTGGGGTTGTGGTTGGCGGTCACCAGCCACATGAGCCACACGCGACCAGCCCGGCCCAGTCAGGGGGGTTAGGCGGCCAGACATGCAGCCACAGGTTGGCGGCGGCTGCTTCATGCGGGTTGCCATGGAGACGAGTTGCTAGCCCACCCCTGGGCAAGCAACGGGGGCCGGCTGCTGTTTTGGGCAGGGGTCTCACCCAGCGCAGAAAATAACAGACCGACCAAGGCCAAACCCATACAAAAACATCGTGGGCCCGTTCTGGCATCGACATTGACAACCACCaccttctctttctctcccaTTCGAACCAAAAAACAAAACTTGCTCTTGCAAGTGTTTGTGTTGTGCTATACGCCCTCCCGATCCGGGTTCTTTGTTCCCCTCCCTTCAGCCATCAAACGCCTTTTCCGCTACAGGTTGCCCGTTGAATTCCCACCGTTACCACGTCACCGCCTGCATTAATATCACCACCACGCTGAACTCGGGCCTCGCACCTCCCCTCGAACTGTGACtgtttatatctatatatccTCGTCGCTTTCCCGACCGCACTCGGCagctcctgctccttcttCCCCGACGGTATCGCCCGCCGGTTTGCTGAGCTGAGAAAAGAAGCGCAACCCAGTTCACCATGGCGCCTTCCACCCGACATTCGCAGAACATGGCGCAGATCATCGAGTACATCCCAGGTATGCCTGAACAGCTGCAATGCTCCAATTTCCTCCGTTTCCCCGTACAATGGCCCTTTGGTTGTCCAGGCTCATGTCGCATTGCTATCCCATCCCGTCGACGGCGCTGCTCAAGGGCCCACCGTGCACCGTCgacttcaacaacaacatcaatGTCAACATACCTTACCCGGCCACGGCACTAAACTATATCCCAGATCGCCTGTACCTCGCCTCTTACTTGAATCCTCCCACCGACGACGACCTCTTCCCCTACCCTGAGGCTCCCGCCTCGCCCAGGAAACGAGGTCAACGAGGACCTACCCCGCTCGCCAAATCGAACCGCACGCCGCCATGCTACTTTACCGTCGATGATACCCTCCTCTACAACGCCTTTCACCATGACTTTGGCCCTCTGCACATTGGTCACCTGTACCGCTTTGCCATTCAGTTCCACGATGTCCTGGGTGCGAAGCGGAACAAGGATCGGCCCATTGTGTTCTGGAGCGCCGCTGATCCGAGAAGTGAGCTCATCCGATCAAATCGCGCGCATTGCAGAGAGACTAACAATGAGACAAGGTCGTGCGAACGCCGCCTGCATGCTCGCGTGCTACATGGTTCTCATCCAGAACTGGCCTCCTCACCTGGCCCTGGCCCCGATTGCGCAGGTTGACCCCCCACTGATGCCCTTCCGAGATGCGGGCTACAGCCAGGCCGACTACGGCATTAGCGTTCAGGATGTTGTCTACGGAGTgtggaaggccaaggaggagaagtgcTGCGACCTGGACAACTTTGATCTGGAGCAGTATGAGAAGTTTGAGCGGGTCGAGCACGGAGACTTCAACTGGATCACTCCCAACTTCCTGGCTTTCGCCTCTCCCCAGCACGAACCCGTTGCCAAGATcaccgaggacgatgagatgTTCCCCTTCCTTCCCCGGACGTTGACGGCCGTAGATGAGCACCCTACTCTGCCCAAGCCCTTCAAGAACGTGCTGACGCACTTCTCGGAGAAGAACATTGGCCTTGTGGTGAGACTCAACTCGGCACTCTACTCACCCTCATACTTTGAGGCTCTGGGCATTCAGCACCTTGATATGATTTTTGACGATGGCACCTGCCCGTCGCTCGTCACAGTCCGCAAGTTTATCAGACTCGCGCATGAGACAAtcaccatcaagaagaagggaattGCAGTGCACTGCAAGGCTGGTCTGGGCCGAACAGGCTGCCTGATCGGCGCCTACCTCATCTACCGCCATGGCTTTACTGCCAACGAGGTCATCTCGTTTATGCGCTTCATGAGACCCGGCATGGTTGTCGGTCCCCAGCAGCACTGGCTGCATCTCAACCAGGGCACCTTCAGGGAGTGGTGGATCGAGGAGAGGGTTGAGCGAAGGCTCAGGAGGGAGATGGCTGCTTCCAACCCCGTCCCCAGCACACCCATCCGTGCCATGCAGAAGACTTCTCTGCGCAACGGCCAGACCTCGACACCCCCCAACCGAAGCCCCTCAAACCGCACTCCACTCAGCGAGGTTGATCACGATCGCAATAACATTGGCGTCCAAGAAGACTATCTCCCAGCACCTACACCAGGTCAGCCACGCAAGACTGTTCGGGATCGTCACCACCCTTACCAGCGGTCGGCTTCCGGAACcgtcgaggagcagcagaccATTGAGCAGGAGACAGAGTTCGTGGCCAAGCACCGTAATCAGGGCGCTGAGTCTGATGAGGAGTGGCACCTACGCATGCGCAGCCACCGAAAGGTGTCGCAATCGCCAGGCCGCAGTGAGAAGTCGAGGTCGGTCAGCCAAACGACGAGCACGATTTACATGATCGACAACGACTCGTCCAAGGACGCCGAAAACATCGGCTCTCTACGGAGCAAGCACGTTGACCGGGTTGCCAGCACCCCCGGTGTTCTGACCAAGGTCCGTGGCAGCAAGCGCCAGGGCGAGTCTCCCCTCCGAGCAAAGGAGACTGCCGGTATCCGCAAGACCAGCGGCAGAGTAGGTAGTGCCAGCCACGCGACCTCGGCTACAGCGGCCTCGACGGCTCGCAAGGTCTCTGGAGCTTAGAAAGTCGGAGTCCAGCATGCGAAGCCGCTTAAGCGGTCGCCGGCTCGACGGCGCGGCAAGGCGAACGACTCTACCTCACGATCATGACTCACGTACGTCACGCACGAGCGATCTCACTCACGTCCTGCATGCATTGGCGTTTCAGGCTCGAAAGGGAATAATGGATGGGTGTTTGTGTTTGAATGAATGTCCAACCAATTCTTTCTTCTCGCGACTGCTTCTCAGCTCTGGGCATTCTAGTGTCTGCCATTTTTCAAAGCTGGAAACATGATTGGAACTAAGCAGCATCCAAGCAtaatcatcatggccatgtggTTGAATGgagtttttttcttctttttggcCAAGAGAAAGAAAGGGGAGATGAAAAGATGAAGCGTCTCCGAGGTGAAGAAGAATGAAAGGGAGAAGGCATCAGGGAGTTTCAAAGTTGCGACGGCGTCCAGGAGGGAAGGGATATGATATTTCTTTTGCTATTCATTGTTTATTCGCTTGTACTGGTTTGTTATTATATTGCGACTTTGGGGTATGGCATTGATTGGCACTGGCATTTTTCCGTATTGCAGCCACCGAGGATGCGAGGCGGCAGCGGACTTTTAcgactattatatatacatTTCAGAGAACTGAAATAGATTACTATGCTGTTCACATTAGCTGTCCTGTTGGTGATCTGATGGTGTAAAGGTGTTGACTTGTCTACGTTTGCTTGTTCCTCTGGGTCTCGATGGAAGTTCAGCTAACTCAGCTAACTTGTCTCATCACGCCGTTGTTCATGTTAACTCATTTCATTCATCAAGTCGTCATACTCTAATACCCTCAAGAGCCGTCACAACCTCTTCCAGGACTTTGGCTGCCTCGGTACTCGTCATCTCCTCGCTCACACTCAAGCACTTTTCCACAACATCACGATATCTACGACCAACCTTGCTCCCCAGACCAGGAACGAGCACTGCCCGCACTACCTTGTCCCGCCACCGGTCTGCAGAGTAGTGAGGTCTATGGTAGGCCTGGAGGATCTTCCAGAGTCCAATCTCGAGGAGGACCAACCCCAGACTGTAAATGTCCATGGGCTTGCAGTGTGGGAAGCCTCGTAACGAGGCTGGGTGTCGGTGTAGGGTGGCGATGGAGGGGTTGCGAGGGGCGACGGACAGGGCCTGGTCAAAGTCTGGGCGCGAGGCATCGAAGCCTGTGAGATACGGCCGCTGGATGTCCGGGACgagagcggcagcagcagtagGGGAATGAGCCGAGGTGGAAAAGgccgaggggaagaagaggatgttTGCACTGCAGAGGCTCTTGTGCAGCCAGTCGAGGGAGTGGAGGGACCAGAGTGCCACAGCTAGGGTGTGAGCCAGACGGACGCGGTCGTCAAGGTCTGGCGTCTTGAGGTCCGGGCTGGCGATGAGCTCGTGAAGAGTTGAGAAGGACGGTGAGGGTGCCTTGTATACGAGGCCGTAGCGACAGTGGGATGAGTCGTCGACGTAGCCGACGCAGTCGATGCTGTGAAGATCTGGATGACATTCTGAGGCTGAGTGCATCATCCGGGCGAGGTCGTCAAGACGGCGGACGTGGGCGACTCGTTCTTCGACATCGTCGCGGTCGTAGTCTACCCATTCAATGACAACGTCGCCTGCCGTCTCATGGCGACCCTTACTTCGCCCACGATGGttgctctctttctcttcctcagTCAG
This region includes:
- a CDS encoding BHLH domain-containing protein, with amino-acid sequence MMSSAAWDGQDQAMTSTTDEDFHQFINMASLGDGMHFDFQGFPDGSAQGLMNQPRDAPDTIMTDTENPGLMSVANAMPMSTSTGQPTIPAHMMTPASDPISNIDAQIQYLQQQKFQQQQRQLQEQQAAFFHSHNHSVPPTPQSLEMPNSGQFYSQAEQVSQSGVYDRGYQRMKDQQDMAFTPLVSPAVTPLDPGFPMSDSFVAQNPYFSPLTSPALIPQNDHSAVYNTNSPIEMDPENPARPVSSVMDFSKKTRRKTAAKSSRKGSVRSSPIVKPQRQKIRPSPAIVSQVLNEVDESNGAFLPMPATSTETSAEENSSVSPEALTDMPPPPIPNRRSTSKSPYIQAQMGNQQTPISAPVDSHPAPATPASLMKLPASKAHKQAAGHHEPAVSEHIESLELPESVSGGKTPAPVASRVSIQSPIVESNPGKGSGFQPLPSPVFPKPSGPASASASPQLAPGSTGPSARKTPQLAPRSSRKRSTGSVHVSPALLPRISPSIKPLLPGTPGMTSAESAASQLLMSKSNYQNILEGNKVPGVSYPSELSTNLTSKRTSHKIAEQGRRNRINSALQIMAGLLPGGDKGSAGEEGDKKEGKQANAQNSKASVVENAIVHLKNLEQENVDLKKEVEELKKQLEGLKGTDSKE
- a CDS encoding Protein-tyrosine-phosphatase, translated to MAPSTRHSQNMAQIIEYIPDRLYLASYLNPPTDDDLFPYPEAPASPRKRGQRGPTPLAKSNRTPPCYFTVDDTLLYNAFHHDFGPLHIGHLYRFAIQFHDVLGAKRNKDRPIVFWSAADPRSRANAACMLACYMVLIQNWPPHLALAPIAQVDPPLMPFRDAGYSQADYGISVQDVVYGVWKAKEEKCCDLDNFDLEQYEKFERVEHGDFNWITPNFLAFASPQHEPVAKITEDDEMFPFLPRTLTAVDEHPTLPKPFKNVLTHFSEKNIGLVVRLNSALYSPSYFEALGIQHLDMIFDDGTCPSLVTVRKFIRLAHETITIKKKGIAVHCKAGLGRTGCLIGAYLIYRHGFTANEVISFMRFMRPGMVVGPQQHWLHLNQGTFREWWIEERVERRLRREMAASNPVPSTPIRAMQKTSLRNGQTSTPPNRSPSNRTPLSEVDHDRNNIGVQEDYLPAPTPGQPRKTVRDRHHPYQRSASGTVEEQQTIEQETEFVAKHRNQGAESDEEWHLRMRSHRKVSQSPGRSEKSRSVSQTTSTIYMIDNDSSKDAENIGSLRSKHVDRVASTPGVLTKVRGSKRQGESPLRAKETAGIRKTSGRVGSASHATSATAASTARKVSGA
- a CDS encoding Protein kinase domain-containing protein, which codes for MAEAVGTALGVVGVLGQLFAGCVQAYGFFTTAANLDTDSQRLLCKVRIEEMRLVVWGRDWGVAEGRLEAHLESTRNPQLRSLALQILGELHSAVTDFNKLKERYGLVDEGRSASLEVKGGKSKGGKKSPSPSRKGSRDDESRKSNGLVKTSSASSERSWGKELGLRAKWVIGDKEKFINLLKDLRDYNDGLERLFPLSHLPSFQRAWTHQLLESAQRDLTQLSLLETAATGVYPQLTTSANLKKLRINLDTRPQASFKPTFALKVPRPALELTEEEKESNHRGRSKGRHETAGDVVIEWVDYDRDDVEERVAHVRRLDDLARMMHSASECHPDLHSIDCVGYVDDSSHCRYGLVYKAPSPSFSTLHELIASPDLKTPDLDDRVRLAHTLAVALWSLHSLDWLHKSLCSANILFFPSAFSTSAHSPTAAAALVPDIQRPYLTGFDASRPDFDQALSVAPRNPSIATLHRHPASLRGFPHCKPMDIYSLGLVLLEIGLWKILQAYHRPHYSADRWRDKVVRAVLVPGLGSKVGRRYRDVVEKCLSVSEEMTSTEAAKVLEEVVTALEGIRV